A single window of Paracoccus albus DNA harbors:
- a CDS encoding acetylornithine deacetylase/succinyl-diaminopimelate desuccinylase family protein, translating to MTPFEQAITAARDELISLTQDLIRIPTLNPPGTHYRDICEVLEARLASKGFECELIRATGTPGDSQKYPRWNVIARHKGPRTGDTIHFNSHHDVVEVGNGWTRDPFAAEYDAGDDRIYGRGACDMKGGLAASIIAAEAFIETCPDHAGTVEISATADEETGGYGGVAFLAEQGRFNHVDHVIIPEPLHKDRICLGHRGVWWAEIETHGRIAHGSMPFLGDSAIRHMGEVLAEMEATLWPLLAGKRTEMPVIPEGARSSTLNINAIHGGEPDQGPDYTGLPAPVVPDRCRITIDRRFLIEEDLSEVKAEITALMERIRARRPSFRYEIRDLFEVIPSMTDRDAPVVRTTAAAIERVLGTEAGYVVSPGTYDQKHIDRIGKLHNCIAYGPGVLELAHQPDEWIGVGDMLDSARVMGLVLGDILAK from the coding sequence ATGACGCCATTTGAACAGGCAATAACGGCCGCGCGCGACGAGCTGATCAGCCTGACACAGGACCTGATCCGCATCCCGACACTGAACCCTCCGGGAACGCATTACCGCGACATCTGCGAGGTTCTGGAGGCACGGCTGGCGTCCAAGGGTTTCGAATGCGAACTGATCCGCGCCACCGGCACACCCGGCGACAGCCAGAAATACCCGCGTTGGAACGTGATTGCCCGCCACAAAGGCCCCCGCACAGGCGATACCATTCATTTCAACAGCCATCACGACGTGGTCGAGGTCGGCAATGGCTGGACCCGTGACCCATTCGCCGCGGAATATGACGCCGGGGACGATCGCATCTATGGCCGGGGCGCCTGCGACATGAAGGGCGGGCTTGCCGCATCCATCATCGCCGCCGAAGCCTTCATCGAAACCTGTCCCGACCACGCCGGAACCGTCGAAATATCCGCCACCGCGGATGAAGAAACCGGCGGCTATGGGGGCGTCGCCTTTCTGGCCGAACAGGGCCGTTTCAACCACGTCGATCACGTCATTATTCCGGAACCCCTGCACAAAGACCGCATCTGCCTTGGCCATCGAGGGGTCTGGTGGGCCGAAATCGAGACGCACGGCCGCATCGCCCACGGCTCGATGCCGTTCCTCGGCGACAGCGCCATCCGCCATATGGGTGAAGTGCTGGCAGAGATGGAGGCCACGCTCTGGCCCCTTCTGGCAGGCAAGCGCACAGAAATGCCGGTCATCCCCGAAGGCGCACGTTCCTCGACCCTGAACATCAATGCGATTCACGGCGGCGAACCCGATCAGGGCCCGGACTATACCGGCCTGCCCGCCCCCGTCGTTCCCGACCGCTGCCGCATCACCATCGACCGCCGCTTCCTGATCGAAGAGGACCTGTCGGAAGTAAAGGCCGAAATCACCGCCCTGATGGAGCGTATCCGCGCACGCCGGCCCAGTTTCCGATACGAGATTCGCGACCTGTTCGAGGTGATCCCGTCTATGACAGACCGGGACGCCCCGGTCGTGCGCACGACAGCCGCCGCCATCGAACGGGTGCTGGGCACCGAAGCCGGCTATGTCGTCAGCCCCGGCACCTATGATCAGAAACATATCGACCGGATCGGAAAACTTCATAACTGCATCGCTTACGGCCCCGGCGTTCTGGAACTGGCTCATCAGCCGGATGAATGGATCGGCGTGGGCGACATGCTCGATTCCGCGCGGGTGATGGGGCTGGTGCTGGGGGATATCCTTGCGAAATAG
- a CDS encoding SRPBCC family protein: MKLTSTVDIDAPPEHIFPLFLNARMDDRIPFAFRLGLPKAVSCSIIEGDGGVGSIRRCITTRGYMDQVIEGTEPNQRFAYRLIDSDYWGQPFIGHVADEITLRAIGDNHTRVRRVTTFDAKGILKLPGRVVMRQGFRQAHRYANENWKRLATANAAMRETPRNAQPHAAE; encoded by the coding sequence ATGAAACTGACATCGACCGTCGATATCGACGCGCCGCCCGAGCATATCTTTCCGTTATTCCTTAACGCCCGCATGGATGATCGCATTCCCTTTGCCTTTCGTCTGGGCCTGCCGAAAGCGGTCTCCTGTTCCATAATCGAAGGAGATGGCGGGGTCGGCAGCATCCGGCGCTGCATCACGACGCGCGGCTATATGGATCAGGTGATCGAGGGGACAGAGCCGAACCAACGCTTTGCCTACCGCCTGATTGACAGCGATTACTGGGGTCAGCCCTTCATCGGTCATGTCGCGGACGAAATCACCTTGCGGGCAATTGGCGATAATCACACGCGTGTGCGCCGCGTCACCACCTTCGATGCAAAGGGTATCCTGAAGCTGCCCGGTCGCGTGGTTATGCGTCAGGGTTTCCGTCAGGCGCATCGCTATGCGAATGAGAACTGGAAGCGTCTCGCAACCGCCAATGCGGCCATGAG